A portion of the Burkholderia pseudomultivorans genome contains these proteins:
- a CDS encoding citrate/2-methylcitrate synthase, which produces MTSLSAPEAAGILGVSVSTLYAYVSRGLLRSLPDGASKRRRYDADEVRLLARRRADAKRAGGVAERSLDWGVPVLESRITQIADGRLRYRGADALALADDATLEQVAARLWDCAPARLAAASLAAAGFDAAQWQDWAVRWAHLAPLERTLVLLPAAAASLPRRWAQGRDAQLDSAALLLRVTAAALAGIAPDDAPVHRQLAAAWRVRRRDEADLLRRALVLCADHELNPSTFAVRCIASTGTHLFGAIAGGLAALSGPRHGGETFRAAALLDDAARAADLDRFLALRLAHDERADGGRTLLSGFAHPLYPDGDPRARSLLDALEAAVPDRPALRMARALAARVEAATGLRPAIDYALAVLERTLALPDGAAFTLFAAGRTAGWIAHALEQYADGKLIRPRARYVGSDAAV; this is translated from the coding sequence ATGACCTCCCTCAGTGCGCCGGAAGCGGCCGGCATCCTCGGTGTCAGCGTCAGCACGCTCTACGCGTATGTGAGCCGCGGCCTGCTGCGCTCGCTGCCCGACGGCGCGAGCAAGCGCCGCCGTTACGACGCGGACGAGGTGCGGCTGCTCGCGCGCCGGCGCGCCGACGCGAAGCGCGCGGGCGGCGTCGCGGAGCGCTCGCTCGACTGGGGCGTGCCGGTGCTCGAATCGCGGATCACGCAGATCGCCGACGGCCGTCTGCGCTACCGCGGCGCCGATGCGCTCGCGCTCGCCGACGACGCGACGCTGGAACAGGTCGCGGCCCGGCTCTGGGACTGCGCGCCCGCGCGGCTCGCCGCCGCGTCGCTCGCGGCGGCCGGCTTCGACGCCGCGCAATGGCAGGACTGGGCCGTGCGCTGGGCGCATCTCGCGCCGCTCGAGCGCACGCTGGTGCTGCTGCCGGCGGCGGCCGCGTCGCTGCCGCGCCGCTGGGCGCAGGGCCGCGACGCGCAACTCGACTCCGCCGCGCTGCTGCTGCGCGTGACCGCCGCCGCGCTGGCCGGCATCGCGCCGGACGATGCGCCCGTGCACCGTCAGCTCGCGGCCGCGTGGCGCGTGCGGCGGCGCGACGAAGCCGACCTGCTGCGCCGCGCGCTCGTGCTGTGCGCCGACCACGAACTGAATCCGTCGACGTTCGCGGTGCGCTGCATCGCGTCGACCGGCACGCACCTGTTCGGCGCGATCGCGGGCGGGCTCGCGGCGCTGTCCGGCCCGCGCCATGGCGGCGAGACCTTCCGCGCCGCGGCGCTGCTCGACGATGCGGCCCGCGCCGCCGATCTCGACCGCTTTCTCGCGCTGCGCCTTGCGCACGACGAACGCGCCGACGGCGGCCGCACCCTGCTGTCCGGCTTCGCGCATCCGCTCTATCCGGACGGCGACCCGCGCGCGCGATCGCTGCTCGACGCACTGGAGGCCGCCGTGCCGGACCGCCCCGCGCTGCGCATGGCCCGCGCGCTCGCCGCACGCGTCGAAGCGGCGACCGGCCTGCGGCCGGCGATCGACTACGCGCTCGCGGTGCTCGAACGCACGCTCGCGCTGCCGGACGGCGCCGCGTTCACGCTGTTCGCGGCCGGCCGCACGGCCGGCTGGATCGCGCACGCGCTCGAGCAGTACGCGGACGGCAAGCTGATCCGCCCGCGCGCCCGCTATGTCGGCAGCGACGCGGCCGTCTGA
- a CDS encoding DUF2917 domain-containing protein, with translation MRELRLYVMDGDEPAARWRIVDRTALQVADGALWATVEGRPDDHWLRAGDVLTLTPGMRVWISAARGGATFAFGPQAAPVVQAAHAWWRPLAAWRDSRRQTAASLPT, from the coding sequence ATGCGTGAATTGCGACTCTACGTGATGGACGGCGACGAGCCGGCCGCGCGGTGGCGGATCGTCGATCGCACCGCGCTGCAGGTGGCGGACGGTGCGCTGTGGGCGACGGTCGAGGGGCGGCCCGACGATCACTGGCTGCGCGCCGGCGACGTGCTGACACTGACACCCGGGATGCGCGTATGGATCAGCGCGGCGCGCGGCGGCGCGACCTTCGCGTTCGGGCCGCAGGCGGCGCCGGTCGTGCAGGCCGCGCACGCGTGGTGGCGGCCGCTCGCCGCCTGGCGCGACAGCCGGCGTCAGACGGCCGCGTCGCTGCCGACATAG
- the mdtD gene encoding multidrug transporter subunit MdtD, with protein sequence MFQRPPAAAPGEKNLTVMLWLVATGFFMQTLDSTIVNTALPSMAASLGESPLRMQSVVIAYSLTMAVMIPVSGWLADTFGTRRVFFSAILVFSLGSLLCANAHTLTQLVAFRVVQGVGGAMLLPVGRLAVLRTFPAERYLPALSFVAIPGLIGPLIGPTLGGWLVKIASWHWIFLINVPVGVAGCIATFYSMPDARNPAVGRFDVKGYLLLTIGMIAISLSLDGLADLGMQHAAVLVLLILSLACFVAYGLYAVRAPQPIFSLELFKIHTFSVGLLGNLFARIGSGAMPYLIPLLLQVSLGYSAFEAGLMMLPVAAAGMFSKRLITRLITQHGYRKVLLANTIMVGVMMASFALMRDTVPVWVKVVHLALFGGFNSMQFTAMNTLTLKDLGTGGASSGNSLFSLVQMLSMSLGVTVAGALLATFTGMLRTVTPSNTLPAFHATFICVGIITAASAWIFAQLAPEIRSTARKTDPSERT encoded by the coding sequence ATGTTCCAACGCCCGCCTGCCGCCGCTCCCGGCGAAAAAAACCTCACCGTCATGCTCTGGCTCGTCGCGACGGGCTTCTTCATGCAGACGCTCGACTCGACGATCGTCAACACCGCGCTGCCGTCGATGGCCGCGAGCCTCGGCGAATCGCCGCTGCGGATGCAGTCGGTCGTGATCGCGTATTCGCTGACGATGGCCGTGATGATTCCGGTGTCCGGCTGGCTCGCGGATACCTTCGGCACGCGACGCGTGTTCTTCAGCGCAATCCTGGTGTTCTCGCTCGGCTCGCTGCTGTGCGCGAACGCGCATACGCTGACGCAGCTGGTCGCGTTCCGCGTGGTGCAGGGCGTCGGCGGCGCGATGCTGCTGCCGGTCGGCCGGCTCGCGGTGCTGCGCACCTTCCCGGCCGAGCGCTACCTGCCCGCGCTGTCGTTCGTCGCGATCCCCGGCCTGATCGGGCCGCTGATCGGGCCGACGCTCGGCGGCTGGCTCGTGAAGATCGCGTCGTGGCACTGGATCTTCCTGATCAACGTGCCGGTCGGCGTCGCGGGCTGCATCGCGACCTTCTATTCGATGCCCGACGCGCGCAATCCGGCCGTCGGCCGCTTCGACGTGAAAGGCTACCTGCTGCTGACGATCGGCATGATCGCGATCTCGCTGTCGCTCGACGGCCTCGCCGATCTCGGCATGCAGCACGCGGCCGTGCTGGTGCTGCTGATCCTGAGCCTCGCGTGCTTCGTCGCGTACGGGCTGTACGCGGTGCGCGCGCCGCAGCCGATCTTCTCGCTCGAACTGTTCAAGATCCATACGTTCAGCGTCGGGCTGCTCGGCAACCTGTTCGCGCGGATCGGCAGCGGCGCGATGCCCTACCTGATTCCGCTGCTGCTGCAGGTGAGCCTCGGCTATTCGGCGTTCGAGGCCGGGCTGATGATGCTGCCGGTGGCCGCGGCCGGGATGTTCTCGAAGCGGCTCATCACGCGCCTGATCACGCAGCACGGCTACCGCAAGGTACTGCTCGCGAACACGATCATGGTCGGCGTGATGATGGCGAGCTTCGCGCTGATGCGCGACACGGTGCCGGTGTGGGTGAAGGTCGTCCATCTCGCGCTGTTCGGCGGCTTCAACTCGATGCAGTTCACCGCGATGAACACGCTGACGCTGAAGGATCTCGGCACCGGCGGCGCGAGCAGCGGCAATAGCCTGTTCTCGCTGGTGCAGATGCTGTCGATGAGCCTCGGCGTGACCGTCGCGGGCGCGCTGCTCGCGACCTTCACGGGGATGCTGCGCACCGTGACGCCGAGCAACACGCTGCCCGCGTTCCATGCGACCTTCATCTGCGTCGGCATCATCACGGCCGCGTCCGCGTGGATCTTCGCGCAGCTCGCGCCGGAGATCCGCAGCACCGCGCGCAAGACCGACCCGTCCGAGCGCACGTGA
- a CDS encoding EAL domain-containing protein: protein MSMIDIDPPGFQPPRPVAGDDGNRRTVLYGGYTVFSVFQPVFSVSHRRAIGYHASLRAHDEENRQVASHEVFTQAARRGDLLELGRLAESLHLGNFHAFDSHDEWLFLSLHPAALMDTVYGDALLANLKALGLPPHRVVLEVPEQAGGETPRYAAIVDGLRKAGFLIALGGFGAKHSNIDRVWHLHPDIVTLDRGILAQASEHSHLERVLPKLVSLLHESGQLVLMGGLATERDALIALECDVDFVQGQYFAGPSVEPVQPQAAAGCMDTLSAALRLRVAARERTQAERLAPYVAALEEASRKIGAGATLLDAAAAVLGLPETARCFLLDASGRQIGDNVLARGSVSQRAKRFRPLLHSEGASWERRPYFIHAMRAPGRVHLTPPYLSINEAHLCVTASVAAPAATGMQVLCVDINWEAALNRE from the coding sequence ATGAGCATGATCGACATCGATCCCCCCGGCTTTCAGCCGCCCCGCCCCGTCGCCGGCGACGACGGCAACCGGCGCACCGTGCTGTACGGCGGCTATACCGTGTTCAGCGTGTTCCAGCCGGTTTTCTCGGTGTCGCACCGGCGCGCGATCGGCTATCACGCGTCGCTGCGCGCGCACGACGAGGAAAACCGCCAGGTCGCGTCGCACGAGGTGTTTACGCAGGCGGCGCGGCGCGGCGACCTGCTCGAGCTCGGCCGGCTCGCCGAATCGCTGCACCTGGGCAACTTCCACGCGTTCGACAGCCACGACGAATGGCTCTTCCTGAGCCTGCATCCGGCCGCGCTGATGGACACCGTCTATGGCGACGCGCTGCTCGCGAACCTGAAGGCGCTCGGGCTGCCGCCGCACCGCGTGGTGCTCGAGGTGCCCGAGCAGGCGGGCGGCGAGACGCCGCGCTACGCGGCGATCGTCGACGGGCTGCGCAAGGCCGGCTTCCTGATCGCGCTCGGCGGCTTCGGCGCGAAGCATTCGAACATCGACCGCGTGTGGCACCTGCACCCGGACATCGTCACGCTCGACCGCGGGATCCTCGCGCAGGCGAGCGAACACTCGCATCTCGAACGCGTGCTGCCGAAGCTCGTGTCGCTGCTGCACGAATCCGGTCAGCTCGTGCTGATGGGCGGGCTCGCGACCGAACGCGACGCGCTGATCGCGCTCGAGTGCGACGTCGATTTCGTGCAGGGCCAGTATTTCGCGGGGCCGAGCGTCGAGCCCGTGCAGCCGCAGGCCGCCGCGGGTTGCATGGACACGCTGTCGGCCGCGTTGCGGCTGCGCGTCGCCGCGCGCGAGCGCACCCAGGCGGAACGACTCGCGCCGTACGTCGCCGCGCTCGAGGAGGCCAGCCGGAAGATCGGCGCGGGCGCGACGCTGCTCGATGCGGCCGCCGCGGTGCTGGGGCTGCCCGAGACCGCGCGCTGCTTCCTGCTCGACGCGTCGGGCCGCCAGATCGGCGACAACGTGCTCGCGCGCGGCAGCGTATCGCAGCGCGCGAAGCGCTTCCGGCCGCTGCTGCATTCGGAAGGCGCGAGCTGGGAGCGCCGCCCGTACTTCATCCACGCGATGCGCGCGCCGGGCCGCGTGCATCTGACGCCGCCCTACCTGTCGATCAACGAGGCGCACCTGTGCGTGACCGCGTCGGTCGCCGCGCCGGCCGCGACCGGCATGCAGGTGCTGTGCGTCGACATCAACTGGGAAGCGGCGCTGAACCGCGAATAA
- a CDS encoding class I SAM-dependent methyltransferase translates to MVDRPTLDAYDAHAAQFAQDWLDQAPPDDMYALLEQYFSPGPTADVGCGAGRDTAWLTERGFDARGYDASAALLDEARRHHPALRFEQAALPALAGVPSGAFRNVLCETVVMHLEPADAVAAATRLAELLMPGGTLYLSWRVAGSGALRDERGRLYTPLDAARMRAALGAGMRVIDEHEVVSASSGKRVHRLIARRAEAA, encoded by the coding sequence ATGGTGGATCGCCCGACCCTCGACGCCTACGACGCCCATGCCGCGCAATTCGCGCAGGACTGGCTCGACCAGGCCCCGCCCGACGACATGTATGCGCTGCTCGAGCAGTATTTTTCGCCCGGACCGACCGCGGACGTCGGCTGCGGCGCGGGGCGCGATACCGCGTGGCTGACGGAGCGCGGATTCGACGCGCGCGGCTACGACGCGAGCGCGGCGCTGCTCGACGAGGCGCGGCGGCACCATCCCGCGCTGCGGTTCGAACAGGCCGCGCTGCCGGCGCTGGCCGGCGTGCCGTCCGGCGCGTTTCGCAACGTGCTGTGCGAGACGGTCGTCATGCATCTCGAACCGGCGGACGCGGTGGCGGCGGCCACGCGGCTGGCCGAACTGCTGATGCCGGGCGGCACGCTGTACCTGAGCTGGCGGGTGGCCGGCAGCGGCGCGCTGCGCGACGAGCGCGGGCGCCTGTACACGCCGCTCGACGCCGCGCGCATGCGTGCCGCGCTTGGCGCCGGCATGCGCGTGATCGACGAGCATGAAGTGGTCAGCGCGTCGTCCGGCAAGCGCGTGCACCGGTTGATCGCGCGCAGGGCGGAGGCGGCCTAG
- a CDS encoding 2-dehydropantoate 2-reductase translates to MSDARAAPVCVFGAGAVGCYLGGRLAAAGAPVQLIGRARIGDAIRAHGLVLTDRRGYRAALAPAEVAFSTDPAAATAARLVLVTVKSAATHDVAMQLAGVLRPGAIVISFQNGLHNARVLRDALPRATVLAGMVPFNVIERGPGAFHQGSAGTLAADASPALAPFTQLFASAGLPLALHRDMQAVQWAKLLLNLNNAVNALANLPLRDELAQHAYRRCVALAQREALHWLARAAIRPARLTPLPAAWVPAVLDLPDPVFRVLGGAMLAIDPLARSSMSDDLAARRATEVEWINGEVVRLAQRVGGHASVNARLCALVHDAEAAAVRPAWRGDALWATLAAAASRDGAAPAV, encoded by the coding sequence ATGTCTGATGCGCGGGCGGCGCCGGTCTGCGTGTTCGGCGCAGGCGCGGTCGGCTGCTATCTCGGCGGCCGGCTCGCGGCGGCCGGCGCGCCCGTGCAGCTGATCGGCCGGGCAAGGATCGGCGACGCGATTCGCGCGCACGGGCTCGTGCTGACCGACCGGCGCGGCTATCGCGCGGCGCTCGCGCCGGCCGAGGTCGCGTTCTCGACCGATCCGGCCGCGGCGACCGCAGCGCGGCTCGTGCTCGTCACGGTGAAATCGGCGGCGACGCACGACGTGGCGATGCAGCTGGCCGGCGTGCTGCGGCCCGGCGCGATCGTGATCAGCTTCCAGAACGGGCTGCACAACGCGCGCGTGCTGCGCGATGCGCTGCCGCGGGCGACCGTGCTGGCCGGCATGGTGCCGTTCAACGTGATCGAACGCGGGCCGGGCGCGTTTCACCAGGGCTCGGCCGGCACGCTCGCGGCCGACGCGTCGCCTGCGCTTGCGCCGTTCACGCAGCTGTTCGCGAGCGCCGGGCTGCCGCTGGCGCTGCACCGCGACATGCAGGCCGTGCAATGGGCGAAGCTGCTGCTGAACCTGAACAACGCGGTCAACGCACTCGCCAACCTGCCGCTGCGCGACGAGCTCGCGCAGCATGCATACCGGCGCTGCGTCGCGCTCGCGCAGCGCGAGGCGCTGCACTGGCTCGCGCGCGCGGCGATCCGGCCCGCGCGGCTCACGCCGCTGCCGGCCGCGTGGGTGCCGGCCGTGCTTGACCTGCCCGATCCGGTGTTCCGCGTGCTCGGCGGCGCGATGCTCGCGATCGATCCGCTCGCGCGGTCGTCGATGTCCGACGATCTGGCCGCGCGCCGCGCGACCGAAGTCGAGTGGATCAACGGTGAGGTGGTGCGGCTCGCGCAGCGCGTCGGCGGGCATGCGAGCGTCAATGCGCGGCTGTGCGCGCTCGTGCACGACGCCGAAGCCGCCGCGGTGCGTCCGGCATGGCGCGGCGACGCGCTGTGGGCGACGCTCGCGGCGGCCGCGTCGCGCGACGGCGCGGCGCCGGCCGTGTGA
- a CDS encoding DUF962 domain-containing protein, translating into MKTLEDHLSQYAAYHRDARNIATHLVGIPLIVFAVEVLLSRPAFGMLAGVALSPALLLAVVFAAFYLRLDLRFGVVMSALFALGLWGAQSLALLPTAQWVGIGVGAFVVGWIVQFVGHWFEGRKPAFVDDLVGLMVGPLFVVAEVAFFVGLRGDLRREVERRAGPVHGAAHSHV; encoded by the coding sequence ATGAAGACGCTCGAAGACCACCTTTCCCAGTACGCGGCCTACCACCGCGACGCGCGCAACATCGCGACGCATCTGGTCGGCATCCCGCTGATCGTGTTCGCGGTCGAGGTGCTGCTGTCGCGGCCGGCGTTCGGCATGCTGGCCGGCGTCGCGCTGTCGCCGGCGCTGCTGCTCGCCGTCGTGTTCGCGGCGTTCTACCTGCGGCTCGACCTGCGCTTCGGCGTGGTGATGAGCGCGCTGTTCGCGCTGGGCCTGTGGGGCGCGCAGTCGCTCGCGCTGCTGCCGACCGCGCAATGGGTCGGCATCGGCGTCGGCGCGTTCGTCGTCGGCTGGATCGTGCAGTTCGTCGGGCACTGGTTCGAAGGGCGCAAGCCCGCGTTCGTCGACGACCTGGTCGGGCTGATGGTCGGGCCGCTGTTCGTCGTCGCCGAGGTCGCGTTCTTCGTCGGGCTGCGCGGCGACCTGCGCCGCGAGGTCGAACGGCGCGCGGGGCCCGTGCACGGCGCGGCGCATTCGCATGTCTGA
- a CDS encoding Crp/Fnr family transcriptional regulator, producing the protein MPSPLAPYLPQIEANPWFAALPPALGADLLARAVLRRLPAGHALFRRGDPPCGLYAVLAGSLTIGAVDPQGKEALLTVAEPVTWFGEIALFDGQPRTHDAIALDDALLLHVPQAALLEILDATPQYWRQFALLMAQKLRLSFLTVESMSVMPAAQRLAARLLMIADGYGGISAGRTRIRLSQEKLAAMLSLTRQTTNQLLKALQADGVVRLHVGEIELVDVEALRRASGLPDGGVH; encoded by the coding sequence ATGCCGTCGCCGCTCGCTCCTTACCTGCCGCAGATCGAAGCCAATCCGTGGTTTGCCGCGCTGCCGCCCGCGCTCGGCGCCGACCTACTCGCCCGCGCGGTGCTGCGCCGCCTGCCGGCCGGCCATGCGCTGTTCCGGCGCGGCGACCCGCCATGCGGGCTGTATGCGGTGCTGGCCGGCTCCCTCACGATAGGCGCGGTCGATCCGCAGGGCAAGGAAGCGCTGCTGACGGTTGCCGAACCCGTCACCTGGTTCGGCGAGATCGCGCTGTTCGACGGCCAGCCGCGCACGCACGACGCGATCGCGCTCGACGACGCGCTGCTGCTGCACGTACCGCAGGCCGCGCTGCTCGAAATCCTCGATGCGACGCCGCAATACTGGCGGCAGTTCGCGCTGCTGATGGCGCAGAAGCTGCGCCTGAGCTTCCTGACCGTCGAGTCGATGAGCGTGATGCCGGCCGCGCAGCGGCTCGCCGCGCGGCTGCTGATGATCGCCGACGGCTACGGCGGCATCAGCGCGGGCCGCACGCGCATCCGGCTGTCGCAGGAGAAGCTCGCGGCGATGCTGTCGCTGACGCGGCAGACCACCAACCAGCTGCTGAAGGCGCTGCAGGCCGACGGCGTCGTGCGGCTGCATGTCGGCGAGATCGAACTCGTCGACGTCGAGGCGCTGCGACGCGCGAGCGGGCTGCCGGACGGCGGCGTACACTGA
- the chrA gene encoding chromate efflux transporter yields MKPSTATIPSHRPWLVFVAFLRLGLTSFGGPVAHLGYFRDEFVTRRGWLTERTYADLVGLCQFLPGPASSQVGMAIGLARAGYAGMLAAWLGFTLPSALLMVLFALGMHATGAPIEAGALHGLRIVSVAVIAQAVWGMARTLCPDARRVTLMAAAACVALLAPGAWLQVAVIAAAGAAGLVLLPQAARSAHDPLPLHVSQRAGMLWLASFAVLLVALPFAARALHADALAVADAFFRTGALVFGGGHVVLPLLQAAVVAPGWVGDSAFLAGYGVAQAVPGPLFTFSAFLGASLRIAPNGWLGGALALVSIFAPSFLLVAGTAPFWERLRRSARMQAALAGVNAAVVGLLLAALYHPVWSDTIVSPRDFGAALVAFVALTFWRVPPWAVVIASATLGWLAATLA; encoded by the coding sequence TTGAAACCCTCGACCGCTACCATCCCGTCGCACCGCCCGTGGCTCGTTTTCGTCGCGTTCCTGCGGCTCGGCCTCACGTCGTTCGGCGGACCGGTCGCCCACCTCGGCTATTTCCGCGACGAATTCGTCACGCGGCGCGGCTGGCTGACCGAGCGCACCTATGCGGATCTGGTCGGGCTGTGTCAGTTCCTGCCCGGCCCTGCGAGCAGTCAGGTCGGCATGGCGATCGGCCTCGCGCGCGCCGGTTATGCGGGGATGCTCGCCGCATGGCTCGGCTTCACGCTGCCGTCCGCGCTGCTGATGGTGCTGTTCGCGCTCGGCATGCACGCGACCGGCGCGCCGATCGAAGCGGGTGCGCTGCACGGTCTTCGCATCGTGTCGGTCGCCGTGATCGCGCAGGCGGTCTGGGGGATGGCGCGCACGCTGTGCCCGGATGCGCGCCGCGTGACGCTGATGGCCGCGGCCGCGTGCGTCGCGCTGCTCGCGCCGGGCGCGTGGCTGCAGGTCGCCGTGATCGCGGCGGCGGGCGCGGCCGGCCTCGTGCTGCTGCCGCAGGCCGCGCGCAGCGCGCACGATCCGCTGCCGCTGCATGTGTCGCAGCGCGCGGGGATGCTGTGGCTCGCGTCGTTCGCGGTCTTGCTGGTCGCGCTGCCGTTCGCGGCGCGCGCGCTGCATGCCGACGCGCTCGCCGTCGCCGACGCGTTCTTCCGCACCGGTGCGCTCGTGTTCGGCGGCGGCCACGTCGTGCTGCCGCTGCTGCAGGCGGCGGTCGTCGCGCCCGGCTGGGTCGGCGACTCGGCGTTCCTCGCCGGATACGGCGTCGCGCAGGCGGTGCCGGGGCCGCTGTTCACGTTCTCGGCGTTCCTCGGCGCGTCGCTGCGAATCGCGCCGAACGGCTGGCTCGGCGGCGCGCTCGCCCTCGTGTCGATCTTCGCGCCGTCGTTCCTGCTCGTCGCGGGCACCGCGCCGTTCTGGGAACGCCTGCGCCGCAGCGCGCGCATGCAGGCGGCGCTCGCGGGCGTAAACGCCGCCGTCGTCGGGCTGCTGCTCGCCGCGCTCTATCACCCGGTCTGGTCGGACACGATCGTGTCGCCGCGCGACTTCGGCGCGGCGCTCGTCGCCTTCGTCGCGCTGACGTTCTGGCGCGTGCCGCCGTGGGCCGTCGTGATCGCGAGCGCCACGCTCGGCTGGCTGGCGGCGACGCTCGCGTAA
- the sodB gene encoding superoxide dismutase [Fe], whose product MAHTLPPLPYAEDALAPTISKETIEYHYGKHHQAYVTNLNNLIPGTEFENLPLEEIVKKSSGGIFNNAAQVWNHTFFWNSLSPNGGGAPTGALGDAINAKWGSFDAFKEAFTKAAVGTFGSGWAWLVKKADGSLDIVSTSNAATPLTTADKPLLTIDVWEHAYYIDYRNARPKFVEAFWNIANWDFAAKNFA is encoded by the coding sequence ATGGCTCATACGCTCCCGCCGCTCCCGTACGCTGAAGACGCACTCGCGCCGACCATCTCGAAAGAGACGATCGAGTACCACTACGGCAAGCATCACCAGGCTTATGTGACGAACCTGAACAACCTGATCCCGGGCACGGAATTCGAAAACCTGCCGCTGGAAGAGATCGTGAAGAAGTCGTCGGGCGGTATCTTCAACAACGCCGCGCAAGTCTGGAATCACACGTTCTTCTGGAACAGCCTGTCGCCGAACGGCGGCGGCGCCCCGACCGGCGCGCTCGGCGACGCGATCAACGCGAAGTGGGGTTCGTTCGACGCGTTCAAGGAAGCGTTCACGAAGGCCGCAGTCGGCACGTTCGGCTCGGGCTGGGCATGGCTCGTGAAGAAGGCCGACGGTTCGCTCGACATCGTGTCGACGAGCAACGCCGCCACGCCGCTGACGACCGCCGACAAGCCGCTGCTGACGATCGACGTGTGGGAACACGCGTACTACATCGACTACCGCAACGCCCGTCCGAAGTTCGTCGAAGCGTTCTGGAACATCGCGAACTGGGACTTCGCAGCGAAGAACTTCGCGTAA
- the xseA gene encoding exodeoxyribonuclease VII large subunit, whose amino-acid sequence MLSDSPFAAPGATRGGDEVIPVSALNRAISTMLERSFPLLWISGEVSNFTRAASGHWYFSIKDQQAQMRCVMFRGRAQYAEFTPREGDRIEVRAVVTMYEPRGEVQLNVEAVRRTGQGRLYEAFLRLKAQLEAEGLFAPERKRPLPVHPRAIGIVTSLQAAALRDVLTTLARRAPHIPVIVYPAPVQGAGAAEKLVAAVQTANARREVDVLLVCRGGGSIEDLWSFNDEALARAIAASELPVVSGVGHETDFTIADFAADVRAPTPTGAAELASPQRALLLREVAERQRALARGLARGLEQRAQQLDWLARRLVSPAERLRRQRVHVRQLAVRLASAGGRPVRDARARFALAQLRWQRARPDPAHARHALAGLSQRLAAALQRRHERDTARVAACAARLEVLSPQRTLERGYAALIDAQTGRAVRTPNALKPQRRLTVHLAEGSADVSLADVQPRLTDTI is encoded by the coding sequence ATGCTTTCCGACTCCCCTTTTGCCGCGCCCGGCGCGACGCGCGGCGGCGATGAAGTGATTCCCGTTTCGGCGCTCAACCGCGCGATTTCGACGATGCTCGAGCGCTCGTTTCCGCTGCTGTGGATCTCCGGCGAAGTGTCGAACTTCACGCGCGCCGCGAGCGGTCACTGGTATTTCTCGATCAAGGACCAGCAGGCGCAGATGCGCTGCGTGATGTTCCGCGGCCGCGCGCAGTACGCGGAGTTCACGCCGCGCGAAGGCGACCGCATCGAGGTGCGCGCGGTCGTCACGATGTACGAGCCGCGCGGCGAGGTGCAGCTCAACGTCGAGGCCGTGCGGCGCACCGGGCAGGGGCGCCTGTACGAGGCGTTCCTGCGCCTGAAGGCGCAGCTCGAGGCCGAAGGGCTGTTCGCGCCGGAGCGCAAGCGGCCGCTGCCGGTGCATCCGCGCGCGATCGGTATCGTCACGTCGCTGCAGGCCGCCGCGCTGCGCGACGTGCTGACCACGCTCGCGCGCCGCGCGCCGCACATTCCGGTGATCGTCTATCCGGCGCCCGTGCAGGGCGCAGGCGCGGCCGAGAAGCTCGTCGCCGCCGTGCAGACGGCCAATGCGCGGCGCGAGGTCGACGTGCTGCTGGTGTGCCGCGGCGGCGGCTCGATCGAGGATCTGTGGTCGTTCAACGACGAGGCGCTCGCGCGCGCGATCGCGGCGAGCGAGCTGCCGGTCGTCAGCGGCGTCGGGCACGAAACCGATTTCACGATCGCGGACTTCGCGGCCGACGTGCGCGCGCCGACGCCGACCGGCGCGGCCGAGCTCGCGAGCCCGCAGCGCGCGCTGCTGCTGCGCGAGGTCGCCGAACGGCAGCGCGCGCTGGCGCGCGGCCTGGCGCGCGGGCTCGAACAGCGCGCGCAGCAGCTCGACTGGCTCGCGCGCCGGCTTGTCAGCCCCGCCGAACGCCTGCGGCGGCAGCGCGTCCATGTCCGGCAGCTCGCGGTGCGGCTCGCATCGGCCGGCGGCCGGCCGGTGCGCGATGCGCGCGCGCGCTTCGCGCTGGCGCAGCTGCGCTGGCAGCGCGCGCGCCCCGATCCGGCGCATGCGCGCCATGCGCTCGCGGGCCTGTCGCAGCGTCTGGCGGCCGCGCTGCAGCGCCGTCACGAACGCGACACGGCGCGCGTCGCCGCATGCGCGGCGCGGCTCGAGGTGCTGAGCCCGCAGCGCACGCTCGAGCGCGGCTATGCGGCGCTGATCGATGCGCAGACCGGCCGCGCGGTGCGCACGCCGAACGCGCTGAAGCCGCAGCGCCGGCTGACCGTGCATCTCGCGGAAGGCTCGGCCGACGTGTCGCTCGCCGACGTGCAGCCGCGGCTGACCGATACGATCTGA